Within Nosocomiicoccus ampullae, the genomic segment TCGTTGGATATGATGTGACAGCATTTTTCACGTCACCAGCAAGACTATTAATATCGGTCATATTTTTAATTGTTTTATATGTATTATCTAAGTTATATGAAAAGTATTTAGAAAGAAAAATGAATAATCATTTGGAGTGAAAGTATGTTAAAGGAAATAAAAGAATGGGTTATTACAATCGTAATTGCTCTCATAGTAGTTTTTGTCGTAAGAACATTTTTACTTACACAATTCGTTGTTGAAGGTGCGAGTATGGCACCAACATTTATAGATGGAGATCGTGTATTTGTAAGTAAAATCTCTTATAACTTACATGATGTCGATCACGGTGACGTTATTGTATTTGATAGTAATGAAGGTGACGCTTATATAAAAAGAGTTGTAGGTGTGCCAGGAGATTATGTAGAGATGAAAGACAAAGAGGTCTATGTCAATGGAGAACATGTCGATGAAACATATGTCTCTTATAAAGAAGATTCGTACTCTGATAATTTTACGTTAGAAGATCTCGGAGTTGATGGTGAGATTCCTGAAGGGGAGTATTTAGTCCTTGGGGATAATCGTCCAGTGAGTAAAGATTCTAGACAATTTGGCTTAATTGAAGACGAGCAAATTATTGGTAAAGTATTTATTAGATTTTGGCCATTTTCTGAAATAACAATGAACTTTTCAGATTAGGAGGTAAACGATGATTAAAGTTTGGACAGGTGTCAGTGGAACAGGTAAATCTGAAAAAATGTTTGCAGACATCGATGAAAAAACAAACAATGACCCGCTTGGTAATCGTATTTATATAATTACACCAACACAAAATACGTTAACATATGAACAGATTTTAACGAATGATAATAATAAGACCTATAGAGGAAGTTTAAGAACGAATGTCTTAAGCTTCTCTCGTTTTATGTGGCATGTTTTTAATGAGATTGGACATCGTGAAAAGAACCGTTTATCAGATGTCGGTCACATAATGCTTATACATAAAATACTACAGCAATTTAATAATGATGAATTGACATATTATAGAGATTCTAGAGAATATGTAAAATTTTCCGGGAAACTTTTAGAAACTATTGAAGAATTTATTAATTATGATATATCTGTCGAGGATATTAAAGGTTTATCTTTTGACAATAATCGAACGAAAGAAAAGTATGATGATTTAGTCAAAGTGTATGAAAAATGGCTAGAGATGATTGACGAATATTCAATTGAAAGTATTAATTTAATGCCACACTTTTTAAAAATTTTAAATGAAGTTGACGTCAATGAAATTGAAAGCCTAAATAATGCGACGATTTATATTGATGGTTTCCATAACTTTAGTGAGTTAGAACTTCAATTATTAAAAACACTGACGCGTTTCACGGATGATATTACACTTTTACTCATGCATAGTTCAGACAATAAAGATTTATTTAGAAAAACAGAAAATGTAATTCAAGAGTTAAAAAGAGTAGATTTATTTGGTGAAAATGGTGTCGATATTATAGAGTTTCCACATGAAAACTACCGCGCAAAAAGTGAAGGATTATACCAAGTTGAAAATTATTTAAGAAAAGGAACACCGATAAATAACATTGACGGTGTGAGTTTGATTGAAGCACCGAATATGCGCGCTGAAATTGAAGAAGTGATGCGTCAAATTGAAACACTCATCCGAACGAAAAACGTGAAATATAAAGACATCGGTATATTATATAGAGATCAAAGTTATATCGAAGTTTTAAGATATTATTTTGAAAAGTTTGAGATTAAATATTCAATCGACCAAAAATATAAAATGATTCAACATCCATTTATTCAATTTGTTATGAGTATATTTGAAGCTTACCGTCAAAACTTTAAACGTGAATCGATTATTAATATTATGAAGAGTGGTTATTTAAACGATGATGACGACTTTAATATGTATGTATTTGAAAACGTCGTATTAGAATCTGGCATTGATTTTCAAGCTGGGTTATTAAATGACGAATTATTTAAAAAGTTTTTAGAAACACGGGACGACGGTCAAAAACAAACACTTTCAGAAGTGGAAATTCAAGACATTGAAGAAATGCTTGCATATAAAAACAAAGTACTTGCCGCGTTAAATCAACTATATAAGTCGATAGAATCTGGCACTAAAGCCATCGATTATATACAGTCTATTTATCAGTTTTTAGAGAAAAATAGAGTATTAGAAAGACTAGAACAAGATATAGACAATTGTGAAGACGAAACGCGTAAAAATGAAACAGAAGATGCGTATAATCATTTTATTAACTTACTTGATAACGCACATATCGTTTACGGTGAAGACGAAGTGACGTTTGAGTTATTTGTCGATAATTTAATAGAAGGTTTAATGGAAGCAGAGTTTAACTTATTGCCCGCTACGTTAGATGAAGTAACGGTCGGGGTGTTAGATCTTGCGAAGGTTGAAAATAAAAAGTATATTTTCATGGTTGGTATGAATCACGCGAATATGCCGATGGAAATTGGTGGAAATGATATTATTTCTGATGAAGAAAAACGTAAATTTGAGGCACATGAACTTCAAATATCTCCGACAAATGAAGTATTACGCCGAGATGAGAGATTTGTTTTTTACCACGGAGTCACGAGACCAACAGATGGGTTATTTATGAGTTACTCTTTAAGTAATTTAAAAAATGAACCGACTAAAATTAGTCCGTTTGTAAAAGAAATCGTCGCACAAAGTAAAGATATAGAGATTATTCGTCCGTCATTATTTGGTACGACAAATGTTGAAGGAAATATTTCTAGTATTAATAGTATGGAAGATTTACTACTCGAACGTTTAAGAGATATTTTAAATACGCCAAAAAAATATGAAGATACGATTATTGAAGGCGTTAGAGATCGCGTATTTCTTGAAGCAATGTACGTCTTACAAAAAGACGCGAAATATAAAGACTTATACGATAGAGTGGTTCGTAATTTAGCGTACAAAAACGAAAGTGAAAAAGTTGACGAAGCAATTGCTGAAACCTTATATGGTGAAGCGCTAAGTGGATCAGTGTCAAGATTCCATAGTTTCTATAACTGTCAGTTCCAACATTTTATGAGATACGGGCTAAAACTTCATCCACGTGAAGAATTTAAACTAGAAGCAGTCGACATTGGTAATTTATACCACACAGTTTTAGAAGATGTTATGAAGTATCATTTTAATTATGATTTAAAAAATCAATCCATCGCAGACATTAATAGTGCTGTGTCAAAATCTGTCAAAAAAGCAGTTAAAAATATCTCTTACGGAATTTTCGAGCATTCAGGATATTATCAAGCACTGATGGTTAAAGCGATTGAAACGATAACAGAAGTTGTTATTAACTTACAACGATACTCTAAAGCATCTGACTTCAATATTAAATTTATAGAAGAACGGTTTGGTAGAGATGAAGATACGTTTGGAGCATATCAACTTAATACGACGAACGATCATACGGTTCATTTACGAGGAGTCATCGATAGAGTCGACGTTAACGAACGTGAAGACGGGACGTTTATCTCACTCATTGACTATAAGTCGAGTGACCGTAAGTTAGATTTAACTGATGTTTACTTAGGAACTGAACTTCAGCAATTTATGTATATGAATGTGATTGAAGAGAATAGTAAACAAATGTTTGAAAATATTTTACCGTTAACGATGATGTTCTATACAGTGAAATCAACGAAGACATCACTCAACCAAAAAGATGAAGAAAAGCTATTAAAGGCAAAAACAAAAGAAGAATATCAAGACATGCTACAAAAAATGAAAGAAGATAAGCTAAAACCAAGTGGATTATTCGTCGTCAATGAAGATGATGAGTCATATTTAGACGCAACGACAGACGATACGTTGTCGATGCTTCTTCATAACGATGAAAATGTGGGAGACTTTTATAAAGGTTTTACAGCAAAAGGTAAAATTAATAAGCGTTCTAAAAATAATTTTATCTCAATAGATATGTATAACCGTTTTAAAGATCATGCGGTTGAAAAGATTAAAGAAGCGGCAGATGATATTTATGATGGTGACGTCCGTATTAACCCTATTTCTGAAAACGATGATCTCATACCGTGCAGATTCTGTGAATTTAAATCCGCATGTAACATCGATTATATTATGAACAAAAAAGATTTTGTCGATAAAAAAGACCCATTACTCGTACAAATGGTCGAATCTTTAAAAGAAGGCGGTGAGTCTGTTGAGTAAACAATTTACTGAGGATCAGTTACGCGCAATTAACGCTAAAGGTAGCGATATTTTAGTTTCTGCGGCAGCAGGAAGCGGTAAAACAGCAGTACTCGTCGAGCGTATTATTTCTAATATTTTAAATAATACGTATGATCTCGATGAAATTTTCGTTTCAACGTTTACAAACGCAAGTGCAAAAGATATGAAAACTAAACTCGAAGAAGCGTTAAATGAAAGACTTCATAGAACGACAGATGACGAAGAGAAACAGCGTCTGTCTGACCAGTTATTAAAAGTAAATGATGCACATATTAGTACGCTTCATAGTTTTTGTCAGTTTTTAATTCAAAACCATTATAACGTCATCGGTATCTCACCAGATATGCGCACACTTTCAAACGAAGAGACCGATACGTTAAAAGGTGACGTATTAGATCAAATATTAGAAACCTACTATCAATCGACAAACGATGATTTCTTTAAGCTTGAAGAATTTTTATCTTCAGATAAACAAAACGATTCGTTAAAACAATCGATTTTGAACTTATATAACGAAGCAATCGCAACAGAAAATCCTATCGTTTTTTTAGAAAGTTTAATCGATGAATGGGTAAATGAAGATAGTCTTAAAGAATTACATGATTTTAATAAGAAAAAGAACTTAGAAGAAATTGACCGAGTCATCGACTCGATTCAATCATTTTCAGAATATCTCTTTATGGTCGTACCGGATTTAGATTACGAACATAAAGACGTTAAAAAAATACTGGCAGTCAGTGATGAGTTAAAAGGACTTGCACTTAAAATTAAAAATAATACACCAGCGACACCGGTTCTAACAGAGAAGTTTATAACAAAACGTGCAGGTGTATTTAAGCTAATTGAAGACGAACTAGAAAATAGTGAAGCGAAAGCATTACAAGATAAAACTAACGAAGACATTAAAGTAATTGCGACATTAAATACTTCAACACTTGAAGAGTTTTTAGAAGAAATGGCGATGATGAACGAAGTCAGAAACGTCTTCTTACGAATTACGTTAGAGTTAATCGACGCGTATAGTAAACGTAAACTTGCAAATAACACGATGGACTTTAATGATTACGAACATTTTGCGATTCAAATACTATCAGCAAATGACGGGGAAATCGGAGATCTATATAAAGAAAAGTTTGAAGAAGTGATGATTGACGAGTATCAAGATACAAACCGTGTACAAGAGTCTATTATTTCTTATATTAAACGTGGAGATGCGCATGACGGTAATCTATTTATGGTTGGTGACGTAAAGCAGTCAATTTATAGATTCCGCCAAGCAGAACCTAAACTATTTTTAGAGAAAATGGACGCGTTTCAAAATGAAAACTCCGGAGAATTAATTACGTTAAACAAAAATTTCCGTTCAAATAGTGGTGTGTTAGAAACGACGAACTATATTTTTAGACATATTATGGATAGAGCAGTTGGTGAAATTGAATATACGGATAGTGAAGCCCTTCACGTCGGTTTAGAGAAAAACAAAACTCCAATTCAAACAGAAATTAAAGGGATTGTATACGATGAGTCTAAACTCACGCGTGTCGACGCAGAACTCAATTATATTATTAAAAAGATTTTAGAGTTACGTTCTAAAAACGTGCCATATAAAGATATCGTTATTCTTACACCAACGCGTTATTCAATCGACGAGTACCACTCAAAATTTAAAGAGTTTAACATTCCTTTAGTGTATGAAAATAATGCTGGATACTTTGAAACGTTAGAAATTCGTACGATGATTAACTTTATTTCTATTATAGATAACCCGCTTCAAGATGATCATTTAGTTGGGTTATGTCGCTTACCGTTCTTTAACTTTTCGAATACTGACATCGCAAAAATTCGCGTGAACGATGAAAGAAAAAACGTCTACTTCTATGACTCAATTAAAAATTATAATGAAGTAGACGAAACAAAAATAAAAATTGATTATTTACTATCAGAATTAGATATCCTACGTGAAGAAGCGAAATACCGCTCAGTCACGTCACTATTAAAATTTATCTATGAAAGATATAACGTCATCGAATTTTTCGCAGGACTTCCAAGTGGAGATACACGTAAAGCAAATTTAAACGGATTACTCGTTTATAGTATGGAGTTTATGAAGAGAAATCATCATTCTCTTTATGAATTTATTAGTTATATTCATTACTTATCAAATAGAAATATCGACTTCGGAGAAGAACAAGTTGTGAGTGAGGAAGAGGATGTTGTTCGAGTGATGACGATTCACTCGTCTAAGGGACTTGAGTTTAAACATGTTTTCTTAGTTCATAATAACCGCGAGTTAAAAAGTCGAGATCTTAATAGAAGCACTCTCGTTCACCCGTTATACGGAGTCTCTATGAAGACATATGACGCGACGAACTCAGTCGTAAAGCCAAATATTCACTATGAGTATATAAAAGAAATTCTTCATAAAGAAGATATTTCCGAGCGGTTTAGATTGTTATATGTCGCATTAACTCGTGCAGAAGAATGTTTATACATTCCATTTTTAAAAAATGTTGAAGAGAAAAAGTTTAACGAATATATAGAAGAAGAACCGTCGTTTTTAGAACTTATTCTGGACGAATCACTTGACGCTGAAGATATCACCGAAAACGAACCACTACCAAAAGAATTTAGACTACAAGTAGCAAATCATAGAAATTTACTCGTACCGGTATTATTTAGAAAAGAGAGTGACTATTTTAAGACATCTATAGACTTTTATGGAGATAATGAAATCGCAGAAAAAATTGAAAGAATTACGCTAAATGATTTATTAGAAAAGGTAGATGAAGTTCATCCGTCACCAGAAGTTGTGGAGCGGTTAAATTATAAATATGATGGTAGTAAAGAATATTTAGAAAGCGTAAAAGATTCTGTCACTGAAATTAAAAGACGTAACGAGACGGTCGATGAGGATGCTTATCCTCGTAAAGATATTTATAAAAAAGAGGTTAAGCTTAGAAAGCCAGCCTTTTTAGATGATAGTAAGGACGCGCCGCTATTTGGAACAGTAATGCATGAGGTGATGGTTCAAATTGTTCACCGAATTGACTCGGTAATCACTTCAAACAATAAGGAGTCGCTTATAAAGGCAATCGTCAATAACTATACAAAAGACTTAGAATACGTTGAAGAAAATGACCGAGAGCGTATGGTAGAGTATGGTCTAAAATTCGTAAATGATGAAACAATTATAGAAATTTTTAATCACTCTATACAAAACTATACAGAGCTTCCGTTCATTATGAGTCAAAAAACAATCGATATTAGTGATGTCAACGGAAAAATGGTTCAAGGAATTATCGACTGCTTAGTAAAGCATGAAGATAAATACATCATTATCGACTATAAGACAGACAATGTCACAACTGAAAGTGAAAAAGATTTAATTGAACGTTATGAAGTTCAAATGAAGATTTACAGACGCTCAATTGAAGAAGCGTTAAACACGCGTGTCGATGTTTATTTATACTATTTCAACTATGGAGTGTTAAACGTTTATGACTGTGAAAAAAGATAATCAACTGATCGGATTTATGTTCGTCATTTCAATGTTTTCAGTTGGAATATATTATTTACTTCCAATGATTTACGTGAATCCGTATGAATATTTTTATGGTGGAGAGCTGAAAAGTTATCAGCTCTACCATCTATTTTTTAGTGGTGTAATGATCCCAGTCACGTCACTAATTACAGGGTTTATTATTTCAAGACAAGATTATGATAGGTTAACTGTACTTAAAAAGTTATTAATGATATTTATCGTATTATTTTTTATTAGTTTATTATTTAACGGATTTATTGGTTTATTTATCGTCCCAATTAGTGGGATGGTCGTCTTATTCTTTAGAGATAAGCCGCTAATTATTAGTATCATTACGTCCTTAATATTACTCAGTCTATATTTTATTGTTTGGACGATCTTACCTGCACTTGTGGCAGCAAATTCAAATAATATTGTTTACTCAAGTATTCAGCAGTTAAATAATTATCTCGGTGTATACCGAGAGAGTGACATAATCTCGATGATAGAATTCAACGTACAAAGTATATTTACTATTAATTTCTTTGATAAATTTTTATTTTTATCGTTACCACTCACATTTGTCGGCTCGATATTTAATCGATTAAATATCGAAGATTACTTTAAACAAAAAGGGACTATTTTAATGATCATAACAATAATTAGTGGTCTCATTATTAAAATGATGGAGATTCTTAGTTTAGGATCTAAAAGCGGCCGCTTAATTGGTGACAATATTGGTGGAGTAATCATGAGTTTAGGGTTATTTTTACTACTCATATTACTTGTCCAACGACTGCCAAAAGTGTCGGAATTTCTCTTTGAAAATATTGGGGTCTTTTCGCTAACAATGTTTATGATTTTTAATTTAATTATGGCAACGATATTTTATGGATTTGGATTAAATTATTATGGTGAAGTTAAAGTTGGTTATTTAGTGATCATTATTTTAATCATTACTATAGTCATTTTTGTCTTAAGTATGTTGTTAAAAAAGACGAAAATTAGACCACTTATAATAATTTCTAATGAAAATCATTATTAATTTAATTATAATGAATTAAAGAAATTCTAACCGTGTTTTGTTATACTTATAAAAAGGGATAAAGGAGTAGTCTTATGAAATTTCTATCATTTAGCTACAAAGACACGCCGACTTACGGTGTTAAAGTAAAAAGAGAAGACAGCGCATGGATTTTACCAAAATTATTCGAAGAATTTGGAGAAGACAAAGACTATCCAAAAACTTTACTTGAAGGAATTACGAAGTATAATACGTTAGATTTCCAAGAAATTGTACGTACATTAGTTGAAAAAGCAGAAGCGGATGACAACAATCATTTATTTAAAGCGCCGTTTACTGAAATTGAATTTCTAGCTCCAGTTGCACCTCCAAATAACTTAATTTGTTTTGGTCGTAACTATAAAAAACACGCTGAAGAAATGAATAATGAAGTATCACTCACTGTATTTACAAAAGCAAACTCTAGTTTAGTTGGTGACGAAGAGTCAATCGACGCATTTACTGACTTAACGAGCGAGTTAGATTATGAAGGTGAACTCGGTGTTGTAATTGGTAAAGAAGCACATAACGTACAACCGCATTTAGCATTA encodes:
- the lepB gene encoding signal peptidase I; its protein translation is MLKEIKEWVITIVIALIVVFVVRTFLLTQFVVEGASMAPTFIDGDRVFVSKISYNLHDVDHGDVIVFDSNEGDAYIKRVVGVPGDYVEMKDKEVYVNGEHVDETYVSYKEDSYSDNFTLEDLGVDGEIPEGEYLVLGDNRPVSKDSRQFGLIEDEQIIGKVFIRFWPFSEITMNFSD
- a CDS encoding PD-(D/E)XK nuclease family protein; protein product: MIKVWTGVSGTGKSEKMFADIDEKTNNDPLGNRIYIITPTQNTLTYEQILTNDNNKTYRGSLRTNVLSFSRFMWHVFNEIGHREKNRLSDVGHIMLIHKILQQFNNDELTYYRDSREYVKFSGKLLETIEEFINYDISVEDIKGLSFDNNRTKEKYDDLVKVYEKWLEMIDEYSIESINLMPHFLKILNEVDVNEIESLNNATIYIDGFHNFSELELQLLKTLTRFTDDITLLLMHSSDNKDLFRKTENVIQELKRVDLFGENGVDIIEFPHENYRAKSEGLYQVENYLRKGTPINNIDGVSLIEAPNMRAEIEEVMRQIETLIRTKNVKYKDIGILYRDQSYIEVLRYYFEKFEIKYSIDQKYKMIQHPFIQFVMSIFEAYRQNFKRESIINIMKSGYLNDDDDFNMYVFENVVLESGIDFQAGLLNDELFKKFLETRDDGQKQTLSEVEIQDIEEMLAYKNKVLAALNQLYKSIESGTKAIDYIQSIYQFLEKNRVLERLEQDIDNCEDETRKNETEDAYNHFINLLDNAHIVYGEDEVTFELFVDNLIEGLMEAEFNLLPATLDEVTVGVLDLAKVENKKYIFMVGMNHANMPMEIGGNDIISDEEKRKFEAHELQISPTNEVLRRDERFVFYHGVTRPTDGLFMSYSLSNLKNEPTKISPFVKEIVAQSKDIEIIRPSLFGTTNVEGNISSINSMEDLLLERLRDILNTPKKYEDTIIEGVRDRVFLEAMYVLQKDAKYKDLYDRVVRNLAYKNESEKVDEAIAETLYGEALSGSVSRFHSFYNCQFQHFMRYGLKLHPREEFKLEAVDIGNLYHTVLEDVMKYHFNYDLKNQSIADINSAVSKSVKKAVKNISYGIFEHSGYYQALMVKAIETITEVVINLQRYSKASDFNIKFIEERFGRDEDTFGAYQLNTTNDHTVHLRGVIDRVDVNEREDGTFISLIDYKSSDRKLDLTDVYLGTELQQFMYMNVIEENSKQMFENILPLTMMFYTVKSTKTSLNQKDEEKLLKAKTKEEYQDMLQKMKEDKLKPSGLFVVNEDDESYLDATTDDTLSMLLHNDENVGDFYKGFTAKGKINKRSKNNFISIDMYNRFKDHAVEKIKEAADDIYDGDVRINPISENDDLIPCRFCEFKSACNIDYIMNKKDFVDKKDPLLVQMVESLKEGGESVE
- the addA gene encoding helicase-exonuclease AddAB subunit AddA; its protein translation is MSKQFTEDQLRAINAKGSDILVSAAAGSGKTAVLVERIISNILNNTYDLDEIFVSTFTNASAKDMKTKLEEALNERLHRTTDDEEKQRLSDQLLKVNDAHISTLHSFCQFLIQNHYNVIGISPDMRTLSNEETDTLKGDVLDQILETYYQSTNDDFFKLEEFLSSDKQNDSLKQSILNLYNEAIATENPIVFLESLIDEWVNEDSLKELHDFNKKKNLEEIDRVIDSIQSFSEYLFMVVPDLDYEHKDVKKILAVSDELKGLALKIKNNTPATPVLTEKFITKRAGVFKLIEDELENSEAKALQDKTNEDIKVIATLNTSTLEEFLEEMAMMNEVRNVFLRITLELIDAYSKRKLANNTMDFNDYEHFAIQILSANDGEIGDLYKEKFEEVMIDEYQDTNRVQESIISYIKRGDAHDGNLFMVGDVKQSIYRFRQAEPKLFLEKMDAFQNENSGELITLNKNFRSNSGVLETTNYIFRHIMDRAVGEIEYTDSEALHVGLEKNKTPIQTEIKGIVYDESKLTRVDAELNYIIKKILELRSKNVPYKDIVILTPTRYSIDEYHSKFKEFNIPLVYENNAGYFETLEIRTMINFISIIDNPLQDDHLVGLCRLPFFNFSNTDIAKIRVNDERKNVYFYDSIKNYNEVDETKIKIDYLLSELDILREEAKYRSVTSLLKFIYERYNVIEFFAGLPSGDTRKANLNGLLVYSMEFMKRNHHSLYEFISYIHYLSNRNIDFGEEQVVSEEEDVVRVMTIHSSKGLEFKHVFLVHNNRELKSRDLNRSTLVHPLYGVSMKTYDATNSVVKPNIHYEYIKEILHKEDISERFRLLYVALTRAEECLYIPFLKNVEEKKFNEYIEEEPSFLELILDESLDAEDITENEPLPKEFRLQVANHRNLLVPVLFRKESDYFKTSIDFYGDNEIAEKIERITLNDLLEKVDEVHPSPEVVERLNYKYDGSKEYLESVKDSVTEIKRRNETVDEDAYPRKDIYKKEVKLRKPAFLDDSKDAPLFGTVMHEVMVQIVHRIDSVITSNNKESLIKAIVNNYTKDLEYVEENDRERMVEYGLKFVNDETIIEIFNHSIQNYTELPFIMSQKTIDISDVNGKMVQGIIDCLVKHEDKYIIIDYKTDNVTTESEKDLIERYEVQMKIYRRSIEEALNTRVDVYLYYFNYGVLNVYDCEKR
- a CDS encoding DUF418 domain-containing protein, with product MTVKKDNQLIGFMFVISMFSVGIYYLLPMIYVNPYEYFYGGELKSYQLYHLFFSGVMIPVTSLITGFIISRQDYDRLTVLKKLLMIFIVLFFISLLFNGFIGLFIVPISGMVVLFFRDKPLIISIITSLILLSLYFIVWTILPALVAANSNNIVYSSIQQLNNYLGVYRESDIISMIEFNVQSIFTINFFDKFLFLSLPLTFVGSIFNRLNIEDYFKQKGTILMIITIISGLIIKMMEILSLGSKSGRLIGDNIGGVIMSLGLFLLLILLVQRLPKVSEFLFENIGVFSLTMFMIFNLIMATIFYGFGLNYYGEVKVGYLVIIILIITIVIFVLSMLLKKTKIRPLIIISNENHY
- a CDS encoding fumarylacetoacetate hydrolase family protein, with the translated sequence MKFLSFSYKDTPTYGVKVKREDSAWILPKLFEEFGEDKDYPKTLLEGITKYNTLDFQEIVRTLVEKAEADDNNHLFKAPFTEIEFLAPVAPPNNLICFGRNYKKHAEEMNNEVSLTVFTKANSSLVGDEESIDAFTDLTSELDYEGELGVVIGKEAHNVQPHLALDYVYGYTIVNDITARDLQKSLKQFFLAKSLAAPIGPYIVTKDEVPSLNDVSIVTKVNDEIRQDGSTRDMILPVEEIISEVSKYVKLMPGDIIATGSPEGVAAGMEHPDFLESGDVVRVSINGIGTLTTYIK